The sequence AGAAAAACAGGCTATTTTACAGAATAGCCTGCTGATTGAATTGCTTGTTTTGCTGCATGGACGGTATCGTTTGATCCTTCAACCGTTACGGATTTATTAGCCAAACTGATCGTATAATCCACACGTGTGTTATCCAATTCTTCTGAAATACGTTTAACGCATCCCTCACACTTCATATTATCGACAAAAATTATATGCTTCATAGCTACCGCCTTTCTCTTATATTTTAATCTTAAAGCGACGTAAACGCAATGCATTTGAAACAACACTTACGGAACTTAAAGCCATAGCAGCACCTGCGATCATTGGATCAAGAAGTGGGCCTTGAAATAAGACTTTAAAAACACCAGCTGCAAATGGAATTCCGACTACATTATACGCAAACGCCCAGAATAAGTTTTGTTTAATATTACGCATCGTTGCTTTACTGAGAGCTAATGCATTCACAACATCTTTCAAGTTGTCTTTCATAAGCACAATTTTCGCCGACTCAATGGCTACATCGGTTCCGGTACCGACTGCAATCCCAACATCGGCTTGAACCAAGGCGACCGCATCATTAATTCCATCTCCGACCATTAAGACATGTTTACCGTGGCTTTGAAGTTCTTTAATTTTGGCTGCTTTTTCCTCAGGCATCACTTCTGCTAAGACATGGTTGATGCCAATTTGATCAGCAATTGCGTGTGCCGTATCACGATGATCACCGGTAAGCATAATGACATCATAGTTCATATCTTGTAATGCTTTTACGGTTTCAATCGACTCGGTTTTAACGGTATCCGCTACCGCTACAATCCCCATTAATGATGTTTGATTTGAAACGTACATGGCTGTTTTCCCTTCTTGAGATAAACGCTTCACATCCGCTTCATAACCATTTGTAGGAATGCTTAACGAATTCATTAATGCTTCATTTCCAATAGCAATGATTTTTCCACCAACACTTCCTTGAAGTCCTTTTCCAGAGATCGATTTGAATGATTCAATGGGTAAGACTTTAAGATTACGTTGTTCTAGCTCCGAAACAAGTGCATGTGCTAACGGATGTTCAGAAGCATTTTCAAGTGAACCAACATACGTTAAGAATTCATCATCAGGTAAGTCTGTGATGATAT is a genomic window of Erysipelothrix amsterdamensis containing:
- a CDS encoding heavy-metal-associated domain-containing protein codes for the protein MKHIIFVDNMKCEGCVKRISEELDNTRVDYTISLANKSVTVEGSNDTVHAAKQAIQSAGYSVK